Proteins encoded in a region of the Zea mays cultivar B73 chromosome 4, Zm-B73-REFERENCE-NAM-5.0, whole genome shotgun sequence genome:
- the LOC109945948 gene encoding protein DEFECTIVE IN MERISTEM SILENCING 3 has translation MPLHWSSVNRPLWMAVEPSSLPVALIGTKLIEYMGMDNMLALVCKTFDGVKGLEKYDKDGIIDKISGVHGLGRSVGKFLDGRFTVFCLENLRSFSGDVIIDDPQRKLILHRPRFPGGESHPGFLDFAINMIHLDRAHLRFLTVSVHGLRETLFYTLFSHLQVYKNRTDIQSALPLIKDGVVSLDGGLLRPNGSFCLGRSKNLEVKFVVTTDVSSLPENVAEMEEQVKHKNWEKEMVLEYMKREEDLLKQVKELYRKQKQELMDYVTQPAVTQTSCESPATHSPATPGSNPFGAKLSNKWR, from the exons ATGCCCCTGCATTGGTCCAGTGTCAATCGCCCGCTCTGGATGGCCGTGGAGCCGTCGAGTCTCCCAGT TGCCTTAATTGGCACCAAGTTAATTGAGTACATGGGAATGGATAATATGCTTGCTCTTGTTTGCAAGACTTTTGATGGTGTTAAGGGTCTTGAGAAATACGACAAGGATGGTATCATTGATAAGATCAGTGGCGTTCATGGACTTGGTCGTTCTGTTGGAAAATTTCTGGATGGAAGATTTACTGTCTTTTGTCTTGAAAACTTGAG GTCATTTTCCGGTGATGTTATCATTGATGATCCACAAAGAAAGCTTATTTTACATAGACCAAGGTTTCCTGGAGGGGAGTCGCATCCTGGTTTTCTGGATTTTGCAATAAATATGATCCACCTGGACCGAGCACACTTGAGGTTCCTCACAGTCAGTGTCCATGGTCTTAGGGAAACTTTGTTTTATACTTTGTTTTCACATTTACAAGTTTATAAGAATAGAACTGACATTCAAAGTGCCCTTCCTCTGATAAAAGATGGTGTTGTTTCTCTAGATGGTGGTCTACTGAGACCCAATGGCTCGTTCTGCCTTGGCCGTAG CAAGAATCTTGAAGTGAAATTTGTTGTAACCACTGATGTTTCAAGTTTACCTGAAAATGTCGCTGAAATGGAGGAACAAGTTAAACATAAGAATTGGGAGAAGGAAATGGTTCTTGAATATATGAAAAGGGAGGAAGATCTGCTAAAACAAGTTAAGGAATTATATAGGAAGCAGAAGCAAGAGCTCATGGATTATGTCACTCAACCAGCAGTGACACAG ACGTCATGTGAATCGCCAGCAACTCATTCACCCGCAACTCCTGGGAGTAATCCGTTTGGAGCCAAGCTCTCCAACAAGTGGCGGTAA